The following proteins are co-located in the Pochonia chlamydosporia 170 chromosome 6, whole genome shotgun sequence genome:
- a CDS encoding alpha-1,3-mannosyltransferase (Alg3) (similar to Cordyceps militaris CM01 XP_006669442.1) produces the protein MPPHLHPRSRMTSSLFATTLVASFFVVALPHLLPCPVPRTKYADGEVIVDENGRRKRWRRRETTETRDGIVQFNQTTDDYADSTSERTRRECPVPKPGGMLGEWLGFHKNDDKQPGKRI, from the coding sequence ATGCCACCACATCTTCACCCCAGGTCACGCATGACCTCCTCCCTATTCGCAACGACACTCGTCGCTAGTTTCTTCGTCGTTGCATTACCGCACTTGCTACCGTGCCCTGTGCCCCGAACCAAGTACGCCGATGGGGAGGTCATAGTCGACGAAAACGGCAGACggaagagatggaggcggcgagaGACGACCGAGACACGGGATGGCATTGTACagttcaaccagacaacagacGACTATGCGGATTCTACATCAGAACGGACGAGGAGGGAATGTCCTGTACCAAAACCGGGGGGTATGCTGGGCGAGTGGCTAGGGTTCCATAAGAATGATGATAAACAGCCTGGAAAGCGGATATAG
- a CDS encoding cyclin-like protein (similar to Metarhizium robertsii ARSEF 23 XP_007821280.1): MRRDNKGAAVAAARADDDNNNNKGYFTYRPLSNLPTPPPTYKRTNLSGAGASSSLEDAEPLTAKYRGPAVHLVNLIPSSASLAAASVPVVQAILSRADLPIETVALAVCILDSLGKKFARAWRLSCPLLPGALPPSTSKRHTLPPTPLLYQHQQHQMLHIDSVPPELIILAALVIAVKFIEDPQQLTQYYCDAWGRGTWSHEQLNVTERCIMESLNYRIMPLCDEDCLSDAMVDMQLAGQQVDWDTRELTPPESLASSDGDSNFILGHNRSKTMIPSTVALGLGLSLTPSESPCAGSSEAMTPQTEALRNSYF, translated from the exons ATGCGTCGAGATAACAAGGGAGctgcagttgctgctgccagaGCCGACGACGATAATAACAACAACAAGGGTTACTTCACATACCGACCGCTTTCGAATCTCCCCACCCCTCCTCCAACATACAAGCGAACCAACCTGTCGGGCGCAGGTGCATCGAGCAGcttggaagatgcagaaCCTTTGACGGCGAAATATCGAG GCCCGGCCGTCCACCTCGTCAACCTGATCCCGTCAtcggcttccttggctgcagccTCGGTGCCCGTCGTGCAGGCAATTCTGAGCCGCGCAGATTTGCCCATTGAGACGGTTGCCCTCGCCGTATGCATTCTTGACAGTTTGGGCAAGAAGTTTGCCCGCGCATGGCGGCTGTCATGTCCCTTACTCCCTGGAGCACTGCCGCCATCGACAAGCAAACGACACACGCTTCCTCCCACGCCGCTTCTGtatcagcaccagcagcaccaaatGCTTCATATCGACTCTGTTCCGCCCGAGCTCATCATTCTTGCGGCTCTCGTGATTGCCGTCAAGTTCATTGAGGATCCTCAGCAATTGACGCAATACTATTGCGATGCATGGGGCCGGGGGACATGGTCACATGAGCAGCTCAACGTTACTGAGCGCTGCATTATGGAGAGCCTCAACTATCGGATCATGCCCCTATGCGACGAAGACTGTCTGTCTGACGCCATGGTGGATATGCAGCTAGCTGGGCAACAAGTCGACTGGGATACACGAGAGCTCACACCACCGGAAAGCCTGGCGAGCAGCGACGGCGACAGCAACTTCATTCTTGGCCACAATCGGTCCAAGACCATGATACCGTCTACGGTGGCCTTGGGCCTCGGTCTATCACTGACTCCCTCCGAATCGCCATGCGCCGGGTCGTCTGAGGCCATGACGCCACAAACTGAAGCTCTCAGAAATTCCTACTTTTAA
- a CDS encoding dapper domain-containing protein: MKSVSVLLFTAGLVSAVAVPVQLAERAALQAVHDPESPGIHEEHAEKRGLEFVGLMARQEAGAGENKAGASATESAAAPAETQKQGENNQNQEQNKDQNKNNQNNKNNGQNNQNNQNKDQNKNNQNNGQNNQNKDQNKNNQNNQNNQNKDQNNQNNQNQDQNKNNENKDQNNQNNQNNQNNQNNQNNRNNGTQNNNDINQLLQNGINQGQLLQGVLAPAISGVINQMGIGGINVQALGGLNFANQVVVLNQLQQLQTLMQLNLIQRQQVVPFVNQVFTRGGINVALLKRSPYDLTTAPRA, from the exons ATGAAGTCTGTTTCTGTTCTCCTCTTCAcagctggtctggtttcTGCTGTGGCTGTTCCTGTTCAGCTGGCTGAGCGAGCAGCTCTCCAGGCTGTCCATGACCCTGAGAGCCCCGGCATCCACGAAGAGCACGCCGAGAAGCGAGGCTTGGAGTTTGTCGGCCTGATGGCCAGGCAAgaggctggagctggtgaaAATAAGGCCGGAGCTTCAGCCACCGAATCTGCCGCCGCTCCTGCCGAGACACAGAAGCAGGGTGAGAATAACCAGAATCAAGAGCAGAACAAGGACCAGAACAAGAATAATcagaacaacaagaacaatggTCAGAATAATCAGAATAATCAGAATAAGGAccaaaacaagaacaaccagaacaacgGTCAGAATAACCAGAACAAGGACCAAAACAAGAATAACCAGAACAaccaaaacaaccagaacaagGATCAGAACAaccaaaacaaccagaaTCAGGAccagaacaagaacaacgAGAACAAGGATcagaacaaccagaacaaccagaacaaccagaacaatCAGAACAACCAGAATAACAGAAATAACGGAACCCAGAACAACAATGATATCAACCAGCTCCTCCagaatggcatcaaccaaggccagcttctccaaggcGTGTTGGCTCCAGCCATCAGCGGAGTTATTAACCAGATGGGAATTGGCGGCATCAATGTccaagctcttggtggcCTGAACTTTGCAAACCAAGTTGTTGTTctcaaccagcttcagcagctgCAGACTCTTATGCAGTTGAATCTTATTCAGCGCCAACAGGTGGTTCCTTTTGTCAACCAAGTTTTCACAAGGGGCGGTATCAATGTTG CTCTTTTGAAGCGCTCTCCATATGACTTGACTACCGCCCCTAGGGCGTGA
- a CDS encoding pyridoxamine 5'-phosphate oxidase (similar to Metarhizium acridum CQMa 102 XP_007812722.1), which produces MAGGFVIYSNFGTSRKAADLATNPHAALVFFWGPLQRQVRVEGVASRYSPEESQEYFDTRVRGSRIGAWASRQSQVLRPDETVEGDDGRAQLEGWVKEAEGRFEGETEIPVPEFWGGLRIVPTRVEFWQGRSCRLHDRFVYVREEGRDGEDDQWTLERLSP; this is translated from the coding sequence ATGGCCGGCGGGTTCGTCATCTACTCCAACTTCGGGACGTCGCGCAAGGCCGCGGACCTGGCGACCAACCCGCACGCGGCgctcgtcttcttctgggGCCCGCTGCAGAGACAGGTGCGCGTGGAGGGCGTGGCGAGCAGGTACTCGCCGGAGGAGAGCCAGGAGTACTTCGACACGAGGGTGAGGGGCAGTCGGATCGGGGCGTGGGCGAGCAGGCAGAGCCAGGTGCTGAGGCCGGATGAGACGGTGGAGGGGGACGATGGGAGGGCGCAGCTGGAGGGGTGGgtgaaggaggcggaggggAGGTTTGAGGGAGAGACGGAGATTCCGGTGCCTGAGTTTTGGGGCGGGTTGAGGATCGTGCCGACGAGGGTGGAGTTTTGGCAGGGCAGGTCGTGTCGGTTGCATGATCGGTTTGTGTATGTGcgggaggaggggagggatggggaggatgacCAGTGGACGTTGGAGAGGTTGAGTCCTTAG
- a CDS encoding beta-lactamase/transpeptidase-like protein (similar to Metarhizium robertsii ARSEF 23 XP_007821279.1) produces the protein MRTLSTLTAAAAILPAVLSTQIPISDGPSTQAKNPFTGDFNNYVDELMDDWKLAGMAVAVIDGDDTFTHAYGHSNLPDTKATPETLWCVGSTTKAQLAASLSHLIHTNAYPALKDGWSTRISSIIRDDFVLQDAWATAHLTLDDAVSHRTGLPSHDFALATYPNSSAPIRDAVRNLRSLPMQLEPRSEWHYCNPMWQVLTHVVETLTGKLLRETLKSVIWEPLGMKSTFMDVESAREASDLSTGYWYDEHTDMYVAMPFIPTAEVSGAGAIISSVTDYAKWVKALLGRDEFLSESVHADIVRPRFINTAEANKGADVSMYALGWVRTTLHGERAIWHSGSTGTHGALVYWLPERKYGVVIFVNYPNAVMEAVMYRLIEEKLNVPMEKRIDITGLAKEALRKQKEDFANATKLLFPDLPTPRLKPSVKPSSLAGTYHHDGYGELTLAEARSRNGETVLVGTRSGVIWRQSVTLEHASGDYWTALWRVSDDDPSQGQAFKARFVMGSDGGVEGLEVTYRAGGGFLEGVVFYERV, from the exons ATGAGGACTCTATCGACATTAACTGCCGCGGCAGCAATTCTCCCTGCAGTTTTATCCACGCAAATCCCCATATCAGATGGGCCGTCTACACAAGCAAAGAACCCCTTCACGGGCGACTTCAACAACTACGTCGATGAATTAATGGACGACTGGAAACTAGCAGGCATGGCAGTCGCCGTAATCGACGGCGACGACACCTTTACACAT gcATACGGACACTCCAACCTCCCAGACACAAAAGCCACGCCCGAAACACTCTGGTGCGTTGGATCAACAACCAAAGCCCAGCTCGCGGCCTCGCTCTCCCACCTCATCCACACAAATGCGTACCCAGCCCTCAAAGACGGCTGGTCCACGCGtatctcctccatcatccgGGACGACTTCGTCCTGCAAGACGCATGGGCGACGGCGCATCTCACGCTTGACGATGCGGTCAGTCACCGCACCGGCCTGCCGAGCCATGACTTCGCGCTGGCTACGTATCCCAACTCGAGTGCGCCTATTCGCGATGCTGTGCGGAATCTGCGCAGTCTTCCTATGCAGCTGGAGCCGCGTTCGGAATGGCACTACTGCAATCCGATGTGGCAGGTCCTCACGCATGTTGTTGAGACTCTGACTGGTAAATTACTCCGCGAGACGTTGAAAAGCGTTATTTGGGAACCGCTCGGTATGAAATCTACGTTTATGGATGTTGAATCTGCGAGAGAAGCTAGTGACCTCTCAACGGGGTATTGGTACGATGAGCATACGGATATGTATGTGGCCATGCCGTTTATCCCCACGGCGGAGGTTTCTGGTGCAGGTGCGATTATTTCATCTGTGACAGATTACGCGAAGTGGGTGAAGGCTCTTTTGGGGAGGGACGAATTCCTGTCGGAGAGTGTGCATGCAGATATCGTTCGTCCGCGGTTTATTAACACCGCAGAGGCGAATAAAGGTGCTGATGTGTCCATGTATGCGTTGGGTTGGGTTCGGACGACGTTGCATGGCGAGAGGGCGATTTGGCATTCTGGCTCGACGGGTACCCATGGTGCTTTGGTGTATTGGTTGCCGGAGAGGAAGTATGGTGTAGTTATATTTGTGAATTATCCGAATGCTGTGATGGAGGCCGTTATGTATAGGCTCATTGAGGAGAAGTTGAATGTCCCGATGGAGAAGCGCATCGACATTACTGGATT AGCAAAGGAAGCGTTGcggaaacaaaaagaggACTTTGCGAACGCTACAAAGCTACTCTTCCCGGATTTACCCACGCCGCGGCTTAAACCGTCTGTGAAGCCGTCATCTCTGGCAGGAACGTATCATCACGATGGGTACGGGGAGTTGACGCTCGCGGAGGCACGGAGCAGGAATGGGGAGACTGTTCTCGTGGGAACTCGCTCGGGAGTGATTTGGAGGCAGAGTGTTACGCTGGAGCATGCGTCTGGTGATTACTGGACGGCATTGTGGCGGGTTAGCGATGATGATCCTTCGCAGGGACAGGCTTTTAAGGCGCGGTTTGTGATGGGTAGTGATGGGGGCGTGGAGGGGTTGGAGGTTACGTATCGGGCGGGAGGCGGGTTTCTGGAAGGCGTGGTGTTTTATGAGAGGGTTTGA
- a CDS encoding carbamoyl-phosphate synthase, mitochondrial precursor (similar to Aspergillus terreus NIH2624 XP_001213619.1) codes for MAIKALPPSSARFSSANDDGLICLELEDGSAYTGYSFGAKKSIAGELVFQTGMVGYPESLTDPSYRGQILVITFPLAGNYGVPSRETMDELLGDLPAHFESAQIHVAGVVTASYCGEDFSHFLAASSLGTWLKEQGVPAMYGVDTRALTKKIREKGSMLGKLRLQTSTIQTNGITNGVNANTPLEQFAVIEWVNPNEKNLVAEVSVKTPKLYKPPTSVATRKHPSGRPIRVLCVDVGMKYNQLRCFLKRGVEVMVCPWDHDLAKEAGDQYDGLFLSNGPGDPEVLDVTVKNIQAVMEKNKTPVFGICLGHQLLARASGAATSKMKFGNRGHNIPCTSMVTGKCHITSQNHGYAVDASTLTAGWKELFVNANDGSNEGIMHVDKPYFSVQFHPESTPGPRDTEFLFDVFIDTIVNCTEDPKLLQQPVSFPGGTIEENERLHPRVHVKKVLVLGSGGLSIGQAGEFDYSGSQAIKALKEEGIYTVLINPNIATIQTSKGLADKVYFLPVNAEFVRKVIHYERPDAIYVTFGGQTALQVGIQLKDEFEGLGVKVLGTPIDTIITTEDRELFARSMDSIGEKCAKSASASNVDEAMHVVKDIGFPVIVRAAYALGGLGSGFANNEDELLDLCNKAFAASPQVLIERSMKGWKEIEYEVVRDAQDNCITVCNMENFDPLGIHTGDSIVVAPSQTLSDEDYNMLRTTAVNVIRHLGVVGECNIQYALNPFSKEYCIIEVNARLSRSSALASKATGYPLAFIAAKLGLGIPLKEIKNSVTKVTCACFEPSLDYVVVKMPRWDLKKFTRVSTQLGSSMKSVGEVMSIGRSFEEAIQKAIRSIDFHNLGFNETKALMSIDDELQTPSDQRLFAIANAMHEGYSVDKIWEMTKIDKWFLRKLKGLSDFAKDMSQYNTKDVARNPDLLLQAKRLGFCDRQLAKFWDSNEIAVRRMRLEAGIRPYVKQIDTVAAEFPAFTNYLYLTYNASEHDVSFDDHGVMVLGSGVYRIGSSVEFDWCSVRAIRTLRQTGFKTVMVNYNPETVSTDYDEADKLYFENINLETVLDIYQLEASSGVLGAMGGQTPNNIALPLHRAGVKILGTSPEMIDMAENRYKFSRMLDRIEVDQPTWKELTSFSEAREFCNAVNYPVLVRPSYVLSGAAMNTVYSEKDLESYLAQAAEVSREHPVVISKYIENAKEIEMDAVAKDGVVVGHFVSEHVENAGVHSGDATLILPPQDLEQTTIERIEEATRKIGAALNVTGPFNIQFIAKDNDIKVIECNVRASRSFPFVSKVMGVDLIEMATKAIMHQPFQEYPPTSLQPECVGVKVPQFSFSRLSGADPVLGVEMASTGEVACFGVDKYEAYLKALLSTGFKIPKANILLSIGSYKDKKELLPSIQKLQRIGYKLFATAGTADFLQEHGVQVQYLEVLGRDEDISSEFSLTQHLAKNMIDLYINLPSNNKYRRPANYMSKGYKTRRMAVDYQIPLVTNVKNAKILVEAIARHVYLDVSKRDFQLSELPPPPPTISAKTPEMKATLPSIGQVTDSPRRRGVDAGLASPIRGAGQIDELSLPAAIHTSAISSSVLKLLSQPSVFKSANVLSVKQYTRADLHLLFTIAQEMRLGVQRAGVLDILRGRVLCNLFYEPSTRTSASFDAAMQRLGGRTVSIPTSHSSVQKGETLQDTLRTLACYSDAIVLRHPDEKSVDIAQKYSDVPVINAGNGSKEHPTQAFLDLFTIREELGTVQGLTITFLGDLRYGRTVHSLVQLLRHYQVHVQLVAPKGLELPQDVKEQLVASGQLLGESDVLTPEIIARSDVLYCTRVQQERFETAEQYEKVKNSYRVDNATLKHAKSQMVIMHPLPRNEEVAEEVDFDQRAAYFRQMRYGLYCRMALLALVMASS; via the exons ATGGCAATTAAAGCGCTGCCGCCGTCTTCGGCGCGCTTCTCGAgcgccaatgatgacggCCTCATCTGCCTCGAACTCGAGGATGGCTCTGCCTACACTGGCTACAGCTTCGgagccaagaagagcatcgCTGGAGAGCTGGTCTTCCAGACGGGCATGGTGGGGTATCCCGAGTCTTTGACCGACCCTTCATACCGTGGACAGATTCTCGTCATTACTTTCCCGCTTGCTGGAAACTATGGCGTGCCTTCTCGCGAGACCATGGATGAGCTTCTCGGCGACCTACCTGCTCACTTCGAGTCTGCTCAGATTCATGTTGCTGGAGTTGTCACCGCTTCCTACTGCGGCGAAGACTTCTCCCACTTCCTCGCCGCTTCTTCTCTCGGCACTTGGCTGAAGGAGCAGGGCGTCCCCGCCATGTACGGCGTCGATACCAGAGCCCTGACCAAGAAGATCCGGGAAAAGGGTAGCATGCTGGGCAAGTTGCGACTCCAGACAAGCACCATCCAGACCAATGGCATCACAAATGGCGTCAATGCCAACACCCCGCTCGAGCAGTTTGCTGTGATTGAGTGGGTGAACCCGAACGAGAAGAATCTCGTTGCTGAGG TGTCCGTCAAGACCCCTAAGCTCTATAAGCCTCCTACTTCCGTGGCTACCCGCAAGCACCCTTCGGGCCGACCTATTCGTGTTTTGTGTGTCGATGTTGGTATGAAATACAACCAGCTGAGGTGCTTCCTCAAGCGCGGTGTTGAGGTCATGGTCTGCCCCTGGGACCACGACctggccaaggaagctggcGACCAGTATGACGGTCTCTTCCTTTCCAACGGTCCTGGTGACCCTGAAGTCCTCGATGTTACCGTCAAGAACATCCAGGCCGTCAtggagaagaacaagaccCCTGTCTTTGGTATCTGCCTGGGCCACCAGCTGCTTGCTCGTGCCTCTGGAGCCGCAACTAGCAAGATGAAGTTCGGTAACCGTGGTCACAACATCCCTTGCACCAGCATGGTAACCGGAAAGTGCCACATTACCTCTCAGAACCACGGTTATGCCGTAGATGCCAGCACCTTGACCGCTGGATGGAAGGAGCTCTTTGTTAATGCCAACGATGGCAGTAATGAGGGTATTATGCATGTTGACAAGCCATACTTCAGTGTGCAGTTCCACCCTGAGAGCACGCCTGGCCCTCGCGACACCGAATTCTTGTTTGATGTCTTCATTGACACCATTGTCAATTGCACCGAGGACCCCAAGCTCCTGCAGCAGCCCGTCAGCTTCCCCGGCGGCACCATTGAGGAGAATGAGCGACTTCACCCCCGAGTCCACGTCAAGAAGGttcttgttctcggcagcgGCGGTCTGAGCATTGGCCAGGCTGGTGAATTCGACTACTCTGGCAGTCAAGCTATCAAGGCGCTCAAGGAAGAGGGTATATACACTGTCTTGATCAACCCCAACATTGCCACTATCCAGACCTCAAAGGGTCTTGCCGACAAAGTTTACTTCTTGCCCGTCAACGCCGAGTTTGTCCGCAAGGTCATTCACTATGAACGCCCTGATGCCATTTACGTTACCTTTGGTGGCCAGACTGCCTTGCAAGTTGGTATCCAGCTCAAGGACGAGTTTGAGGGCCTTGGAGTCAAGGTTCTCGGTACGCCCATTGAtaccatcatcaccaccgagGACCGTGAGCTCTTCGCCCGTAGCATGGACTCCATCGGCGAGAAGTGCGCCAAGTCTGCTTCTGCCAGCAATGTGGACGAGGCTATGCACGTTGTCAAGGACATTGGCTTCCCTGTCATTGTGCGCGCCGCCTATGCCCTGGGTGGTCTTGGTAGTGGATTTGCCAACAATGAGGACGAGCTGCTCGACCTTTGCAACAAGGCCTTTGCCGCCAGTCCCCAGGTGCTTATTGAGCGCAGCATGAAAGGCTGGAAGGAAATCGAATACGAAGTTGTTCGAGATGCCCAGGACAACTGCATTACTGTCTGTAACATGGAGAACTTTGATCCTCTTGGCATCCACACGGGTGACTCCATTGTTGTCGCCCCCTCGCAGACTCTGTCTGATGAGGATTACAACATGCTGCGAACCACCGCCGTCAACGTCATTCGTCaccttggcgttgttggtgAGTGTAACATTCAGTATGCCCTTAACCCCTTCTCCAAGGAGTACTGCATTATCGAGGTCAATGCCAGATTGTCTCGATCCTCAGCCCTGGCTTCCAAGGCTACTGGATATCCTCTGGCTTTCATCGCAGCTAAGCTGGGTCTCGGAATCCCCCTCAAAGAGATCAAAAACTCGGTCACAAAGGTCACCTGTGCCTGTTTCGAGCCTTCCCTGGATTATGTTGTTGTTAAGATGCCTCGATGGGATCTCAAGAAGTTCACCCGTGTCTCTACCCAACTGGGCTCTTCTATGAAGAGTGTTGGTGAGGTCATGAGCATCGGACGATCTTTCGAAGAGGCTATTCAGAAAGCCATTAGATCCATTGACTTCCACAATCTGGGCTTTAATGAGACCAAGGCTCTGATGAGCATCGACGACGAGCTGCAAACACCCTCTGACCAGCGTCTGTTCGCCATTGCCAACGCCATGCACGAGGGCTACTCTGTTGACAAGATCTGGGAGATGACCAAGATTGACAAGTGGTTCCTGCGCAAGCTCAAGGGCTTGAGcgactttgccaaggatATGAGCCAGTACAACACCAAGGACGTTGCTCGAAACCCTGATCTTCTACTCCAGGCCAAGAGGCTCGGTTTCTGCGATCGTCAGCTTGCCAAATTCTGGGACTCCAACGAAATCGCCGTCCGCAGAATGAGACTCGAGGCTGGTATTCGGCCATATGTCAAGCAGATCGACACGGTCGCCGCCGAATTCCCTGCCTTTACCAACTACCTCTATCTCACCTACAATGCCAGTGAACATGATGTTTCATTTGATGATCACGGTGTTATGGTCCTTGGTTCTGGTGTCTACCGTATCGGTTCGTCTGTCGAGTTTGATTGGTGCTCTGTTCGTGCTATCCGAACGCTGCGTCAAACCGGCTTCAAAACTGTCATGGTCAATTACAATCCCGAGACGGTTAGTACCGATTATGACGAGGCTGACAAGCTGTACTTTGAGAACATTAACCTCGAAACTGTCCTGGATATCTACCAGTTGGAGGCATCCAGCGGTGTTCTCGGAGCAATGGGTGGTCAGACCCCCAACAACATTGCCCTGCCCCTGCACCGAGCTGGTGTCAAGATTCTCGGTACGTCTCCTGAGATGATTGACATGGCCGAGAATCGATACAAGTTCTCTCGCATGTTGGACCGAATTGAGGTCGACCAGCCTACCTGGAAGGAGCTTACGAGCTTTTCTGAGGCACGCGAATTCTGTAACGCAGTCAATTACCCTGTGCTTGTACGCCCGTCCTACGTTTTGTCTGGCGCTGCTATGAACACTGTCTACTCCGAGAAGGATTTGGAAAGCTACCTCGCCCAGGCCGCCGAAGTGTCTCGAGAGCATCCGGTCGTCATCTCCAAGTATATTGAGAACGCGAAGGAAATTGAGATGGATGCAGTCGCCAAGGACGGTGTGGTCGTCGGCCATTTCGTCTCCGAGCACGTTGAAAACGCAGGTGTTCACTCTGGTGACGCTACCCTCATCCTCCCTCCCCAGGATTTGGAACAGACCACCATTGAGAGAATTGAAGAGGCTACTCGTAAGATTGGTGCTGCCCTCAATGTTACTGGACCCTTCAACATTCAGTTCATTGCCAAGGACAATGACATCAAGGTCATTGAGTGCAACGTCCGTGCCTCTCGATCCTTCCCCTTTGTTTCCAAGGTGATGGGCGTCGACTTGATCGAGATGGCCACCAAGGCCATCATGCACCAGCCATTCCAGGAGTATCCTCCGACCAGCCTCCAGCCTGAATGTGTTGGTGTCAAGGTTCCTCAGTTCAGTTTCTCGCgactgtctggtgctgatcCCGTCTTGGGTGTGGAGATGGCTTCCACTGGTGAAGTCGCTTGCTTTGGTGTAGATAAATACGAGGCTTACCTGAAGGCTCTGCTGTCTACTGGCTTCAAGATCCCCAAGGCTAATATCCTTCTGTCCATTGGTTCAtacaaggacaagaaggaacTGCTCCCTTCGATCCAGAAGCTTCAGCGCATCGGATACAAGCTCTTTGCCACCGCCGGTACTGCCGACTTCTTGCAGGAGCACGGTGTCCAGGTTCAGTACCTCGAGGTCCTTGGTCGCGATGAAGATATCAGCTCCGAGTTCTCCCTCACCCAGCATCTGGCCAAGAACATGATTGACTTGTACATCAATCTGCCTTCTAACAACAAGTACCGCCGTCCTGCCAACTACATGAGCAAGGGCTACAAGACTCGTCGTATGGCCGTCGATTACCAGATTCCTCTTGTGACCAATGTCAAGAATGCCAAGATTctggttgaggccatcgctCGTCACGTCTACTTGGATGTTTCCAAGCGTGACTTCCAGCTGAGCGAGttgcctcctcctccgcccacCATCTCTGCCAAGACCCCCGAGATGAAGGCCACCCTTCCATCTATCGGGCAGGTTACCGACAGCCCTCGACGACGAGGTGTCGATGCTGGCCTTGCTTCTCCTATCCGCGGTGCCGGCCAGATCGACGAGCTTTCCTTGCCTGCGGCCATTCATACCTCGGCCATTAGCTCTTCAGTGCTTAAGCTCCTCTCGCAGCCTTCAGTTTTCAAGAGTGCCAATGTGCTGTCCGTGAAGCAGTACACTCGAGCCGATCTGCACTTGCTCTTTACTATCGCCCAGGAGATGCGCCTCGGTGTTCAGCGAGCGGGAGTTTTGGATATCCTTCGCGGCCGCGTCCTGTGCAACCTTTTCTACGAGCCGTCTACAAGAACCTCTGCCTCATTCGATGCTGCCATGCAGCGCCTGGGTGGACGCACGGTTTCCATCCCTACTTCGCATTCTTCTGTTCAGAAGGGAGAGACCCTCCAGGACACTCTGCGCACTCTGGCTTGCTACAGCGACGCCATCGTTCTGCGCCACCCTGACGAGAAGTCTGTTGATATTGCCCAAAAGTACAGCGACGTGCCCGTCATCAATGCAGGCAACGGCAGCAAGGAGCACCCCACACAAGCCTTCCTGGATCTCTTCACTATCCGTGAAGAACTTGGTACCGTCCAGGGTCTGACTATTACCTTTTTGGGTGACCTTCGCTACGGCCGAACTGTGCACTCTTTGGTCCAGCTGCTCCGCCACTACCAGGTCCATGTGCAATTGGTTGCCCCCAAGGGACTGGAGCTGCCCCAGGATGTCAAGGAGCAGCTTGTGGCTTCTGGCCAGTTGCTCGGCGAGTCTGATGTTCTGACACCTGAGATTATTGCTCGCAGTGACGTACTCTACTGCACCCGTGTGCAGCAGGAGCGCTTTGAGACTGCCGAGCAGTATGAGAAGGTCAAGAACTCATACCGCGTGGACAATGCCACTCTCAAGCATGCCAAGAGCCAAATGGTTATCATGCACCCTCTGCCCAGAAATGAGGAGGTGGCTGAGGAGGTGGACTTTGACCAGAGAGCGGCGTACTTTAGACAG ATGCGATATGGACTGTACTGCAGAATGGCGCTGTTGGCGCTTGTCATGGCTTCTTCGTAA